A single region of the Vicia villosa cultivar HV-30 ecotype Madison, WI linkage group LG4, Vvil1.0, whole genome shotgun sequence genome encodes:
- the LOC131598762 gene encoding uncharacterized protein LOC131598762 — translation MDPSNPSHIAKMFMDYMNDDMDEELVRLFMEEEEASSSKRPRRQRRNIERNREEGHNRLFNDYFSQTPVYTNEQFRRRYRMHKHVFLRIIEALGQHDEYFRMMVDATGRSSLSPLQKCTAVIRMLAYGTSADSVDDYLRIGETTTLKSVDKFTRGVINIFGAQYLRRPNAEDIERLMRMGEARGFPGMLGSIDCMHWEWKNCPVALKGQYVRGDHGKPTVMLEAVASQDLWIWHAFFGVAGSNNDINVLNQSNVFNDVLQGRAPQVHYTINRTEYNKGYYLSDGIYPEWATFVKSIPMPQGDKRKLFAQHQEAARKDIERAFGVLQSRFAIIRNPARSWHLDTLQRIMNTCIILHNMIVEDERSTYGGNFDFSYDHLSYDATTLPNDSNIDFQEFLRRRFDVRDRQIHRHLQQDLIEHIWQRYGQENSNN, via the coding sequence ATGGATCCTTCCAATCCTTCCCATATCGCAAAAAtgttcatggattatatgaatgatGATATGGATGAAGAACTTGTGAGGTTgtttatggaagaagaagaagcctcGAGCTCTAAAAGGCCTAGACGTCAAAGAAGGAATATAGAGAGGAATCGTGAAGAGGGACATAATCGATTGTTCAATGATTATTTTTCACAAACTCCAGTATACACGAATGAGCAATTTCGTCGAAGGTACCGAATGCATAAACATGTGTTCCTTCGTATTATTGAAGCTCTGGGTCAGCACGATGAGTATTTTCGAATGATGGTTGATGCAACTGGTAGGTCAAGTCTTTCACCATTACAGAAATGCACTGCTGTTATCCGTATGTTGGCATATGGAACATCTGCTGATAGTGTGGATGATTATTTGAGAATTGGTGAAACCACAACACTAAAATCTGTTGATAAGTTTACAAGAGGAGTGATCAACATCTTTGGGGCACAATATTTGCGAAGGCCAAACGCTGAAGACATTGAACGCCTAATGCGAATGGGAGAGGCACGAGGATTTCCAGGTATGTTAGGGAGCATTGATTGTATGCATTGGGAATGGAAAAATTGTCCAGTTGCATTGAAAGGGCAGTATGTTCGAGGCGATCATGGGAAACCAACTGTTATGCTTGAAGCAGTGGCTTCACAAGACTTGTGGATTTGGCATGCATTCTTTGGGGTAGCGGGTTCAAACAACGATATTAATGTGTTGAACCAATCCAATGTCTTCAACGATGTTTTGCAAGGACGAGCTCCTCAGGTTCACTATACAATCAATCGTACTGAATACAACAAGGGTTATTATCTATCAGATGGTATTTATCCTGAGTGGGCCACGTTTGTGAAAAGCATCCCGATGCCACAAGGGGATAAGAGAAAATTGTTTGCCCAACATCAAGAAGCGGCAAGAAAGGATATTGAACGAGCATTTGGAGTTCTCCAATCCCGATTTGCGATCATACGTAACCCAGCACGATCGTGGCACTTAGACACACTCCAGCGCATAATGAATACATGCATAATATTACACAACatgattgttgaagatgaacgTTCCACATATGGTggaaattttgatttttcttaTGATCATTTAAGCTATGACGCAACAACATTGCCGAATGATTCTAATATTGATTTTCAAGAGTTCCTGCGTAGAAGATTTGATGTTCGTGATAGACAAATTCATCGACACCTTCAACAAGATTTGATAGAACATATATGGCAACGTTACGGGCAGGAGAATAGTaacaattga